Proteins from one Procambarus clarkii isolate CNS0578487 chromosome 40, FALCON_Pclarkii_2.0, whole genome shotgun sequence genomic window:
- the LOC138372997 gene encoding matrix metalloproteinase-2-like, with protein MVVFISQMVVLISQMVVLISHPSAMQTERRKRQTEHRKRQTEHRKRQTKLRKRQTEHRKRQMEHRKRQTEHRKRQTEHKKRQTEHRKRQTKHRKRQTEHRKRQTEHRKRQTKHRKRQTKHRKRQTKHRKRQRKHRKRQTEHRKRQTEHKNTKHQSSQHTLKVIS; from the coding sequence atggttgtcttcatatcccagatggttgtcctcatatcccagatggttgtcctcatatcccatccaaGTGCCATGCAGACGGAACGCAGAAAACGACAGACGGAACATAGAAAACGGCAGACGGAACACAGAAAACGGCAGACAAAACTCAGAAAACGGCAGACGGAACATAGAAAACGTCAGATGGAACACAGAAAACGGCAGACGGAACACAGAAAACGGCAGACGGAACACAAAAAACGGCAAACGGAACACAGAAAACGGCAGACAAAACACAGAAAGCGGCAGACGGAACACAGAAAACGGCAGACGGAACACAGAAAACGGCAGACAAAACACAGAAAACGGCAGACAAAACACAGAAAACGGCAGACAAAACACAGAAAACGGCAGAGAAAACACAGAAAACGGCAGACGGAACACAGAAAACGTCAAACGGAACACAAAAACACCAAACATCAGTCGTCACAGCACACGCTAAAGGTCATTAGTTAA
- the LOC138372996 gene encoding sericin-2-like, with protein sequence MKQESRSDSWSCVAFTTWTPTTPEAPSLRKGGAAVATEIANSSRKRKICRNSSSSSNSRISCRSSSNNISSRSSSNSKNCSSSNKGRSNSDIESISRNRSVARAAARAVAAEAAVSRSSSSSNISNTSSSSSSSSRSSSSSSCVPNHHRQLW encoded by the coding sequence ATGAAGCAAGAGTCGAGGTCAGACAGCTGGTCTTGCGTGGCCTTCACCACCTGGACGCCCACGACGCCAGAGGCGCCGTCACTACGAAAAGGaggagcagcagtagcaacagaaaTAGCAAACAGCAGCAGGAAACGAAAAATCTGCAgaaacagtagcagtagtagcaacagCAGGATCAGCTGTCGCAGTAGCAGTAACAATATCAGCAGCagaagcagtagcaacagcaaaaactgtagcagcagcaacaagggccGTAGCAACAGTGATATTGAAAGCATCAGTAGAAACCGTAGCGTTGCAAGAGCTGCAGCACGAGCCGTAGCAGCAGAAGCAGCGgtgagcagaagcagcagcagcagcaatatcagcaacaccagcagcagcagcagcagcagcagcaggagcagcagcagcagcagctgtgtacCCAACCATCACCGCCAGCTGTGGTAA